Part of the Benincasa hispida cultivar B227 chromosome 12, ASM972705v1, whole genome shotgun sequence genome is shown below.
AGAGAATTGTGAAAGTTCAGTGCTATTATTTGGATGGGAGTGTGAATTTGTATATGAGGCCCGTGGAAGGAGTGACGGTGACCGTTGATCTTGATGAGATGAAGATTATTGGGTTTCGTGATAGATATGTGGTTCCGATTCCAAAGGCTGGTGGCACTGAGTACAGAGAATCAATGCTCAAACCTCCGTTTTTGCCGCCCTTGAACGGAATTAAGATGCTGCAGCCGGACGGTCCTAGCTTTGAAGTCAATGGCCATTCAATTAGGTAAgcattttaatttattcatttgaaattattaagCTATAAAtcttaatatattataaacaaacacaaaaagtttattgtttaaaatGTACAATTTGATTAGATAATAATAAGGGTAGTACGAAAAGAGTTCACTTACCATTGATTGgtcaacaaaatatatttttaacaagtaagagagagaaatgtagtgaataggaaaaaaaatatatttttgttatgaaTTGTGGAGTTAATATATTAGAGTTAAGAAATTTGTGTTTGGCGTGTGGAGTTGTTTTTTACTAAAGTTAGAAACattagaagagagagaaaaaagggaatATTGAGTTCTTTGATAGATTTGCAGACACTTCAAAAGTGAACACgattgaaattgagttatttAACCTCGATTTATAAAATTAGTGAACCAAACGTCCCTTAAATTTTGGTGGTTGTAGGTTTGTATCTTCTATATCTTTTCTACCTACTAATAGTCCATATATATCTTCTTGGaccataatttaaaataaaaaaatacactGTTGATTTTGAGTTACATTGATCTTTGTGTATTCGATTCAGTTGTCTGATATCATGAAAAAttcttcttactttttttttaaaaaatattattattagtattattatatGCGATTAAGAGCTGAGATGCACATAGTATTATTATACAACTACCCGTCTAATAATGTGCTAAAAAATtacccaaaatggtaagtcTCATCAAATAATTTAGGTAAATGGCACACGTGGAACAAATCAATactttgattttataaaaaggAGAAAGACTAAGGAAAGGAAGCGAAATTATTGAGTTAAGAAGTTTAAACATGTTAAACTGAAAATGAAGCAGTTGGGCGAATTGGAATTTACACGTAAGCTTGGATGAGAGAGCAGGGCCAATCATATCATTAGCATCAATCTACGACATGGAAAAGCAAAAATACCGACAAGTAATGTACAGAGGATTCATATCGGAGCTGTTCGTGCCGTACATGGATTTAAACGAAGAATGGTACTACCGGACGTTTTTCGACGCCGGTGAGTATGGCTTCGGCCAGTGCGCAGTGCCGTTACAGCCGGTTCGGGACTGCCCGGAAAATGCGGTGTTTATGGACACGTACATGGCTGCCGGAGATGGCAGGCCAGTGAAGATGCCCAACACTTTTTGTATATTTGAACGTCATGCCGGTGATATCATGTGGCGCCACACGGAGGGTACCATTCCGAATACACTTGTAAGATACactttctttttaacttttttttttttaattgtattattataaaaagaaaaaaaaaaagaaaaatacttgtATGCAATTAAcagaattgtttatttttaaaaatgatatttttaatatacttttttataatttataattggaACAGATACATAAAGATAGATGCAGGTGTATTTCGACCTatatctatttttattcaaCTTTTCAATCACAAGTTACCatataacaaatttttttaataattcttttctaaaaattagtttttattatagtattttttaaaaaatactttaagCGCTAAtctcttttttaaatattagtcttattatagtatttttattttaatttttggtaatttttttaaaaaaaccattttaccaTGGAATAAACGAGGAAGGTAATGAAAATTGGTGCAATTaccattaattatttattttttgaaaatgctAACATTGCTCTTATTGTTTTAGTTTAACCATTGAAATTAAAACATCTAACTAGGAAAAAGTTCTCGTCTTCCATAGTATTTACTGTCTATTTCAACATTCATAAATGATGCTGATATTTATTAATAGATGAGaatatagaattttttttccaacttagCCACTAGATAAGTTAAAGTATTCTTATATCTAAtagttttttaaacttttcaatttaATGTCTTCTCTAAATATTATTGGAGTGCATGAAGTGAGATGGAGTATTGACGTTTAAGATGTCAACTCTCCGTCAAGTCTAGGGTTCATGGACTAAATCACGAGTTCCTATATTAGTCCAAATCTATGACTACATTggttccttatttttttttttttaaaaaaataaatttgttgaaGATGAAGAGATTAAATGATTCAAGATATTGTGGGTGACATTTTTGTAGATTAGAGAGACAAGAGCAGAAGTGAGCTTGGTGGTGAGGATGGTGGCAGCTGTTGGCAACTATGACTACATTGTAGATTGGGAATTTAAGCAGAGTGGCTCCATTATTGCCAATGTACGTCATTTTACATTATTCTCAATTCTTTTTAATATAAGGTACTCTACTCTCAATATTCAATAATTAgttgaaaataatatattatatagatggtaaataaaaataagacactgaagaaaaattataaaacaaacaaaaaaagagaTTCATTCCGAAATGGCCTAAACTTTGCTgggtaactatttggtttttggttgttagttttaaaaattaaatttatagacattacttccatctccaaatctatttatttgttatctactttttactaatgatttataaaaccaagtcaaattatgaaaactaaaaaagttaacttttaaaaatttgtttttgtttttgaaatgtgACTAAGAATTCATTCATTGTattaaagatgcaaatcattgtaagaatgAGGTGAacatatacttaatttttaaaaataaaaaaatgaaatgataaccaaatgaaatatgaaatatatttcaCATCTTATCATTTCAAACATTTCATTTCAAttgattaatgaaaataaataatattgtgtagatagaaaatgaaaatagaaataaagatatctaaatttaaaaacaaaattaatattgTAAAGACTAAAGAGATGGtaaaaaagggaaaacaaaATACCATCagttaaatgaaaatggaaaaagaaaaaagaaaaagaaaaaagaaaaaaaccaagaaaaaaaaaattagaaacggtaaaaaatagcaaaaaagtTGGTTTGACAAGTGACACCACTAGAATGGGGTACGTATCTACTATATAGTCTTAGGTaagttttactcttttttataTAAGGAGGCTATTCAAAACTTTCAATTGATATATAAGGGATAAAGAGTCGgtataataatttgtatttgagaTATAGATTATTTTCGTTTAGTTATAATAACATGTATATGaaatttaaactattttaatttaagaaacgaatagtaaacactatcgaaaaaaataaaaaaaatatgaaaggtaaaataataaaaacgataacaaataataaatacgTAATAACCGAAAGTAAAAAGTGATTACTACACTTTTAAAATGGTTCTCGCCCCAAAACTTCTTAAGGTTTGTGATGAAGCTGTAgacttaaaattgaaaataattataaaaaaaaaaaatttagtggACCTATGGTCCGTAAATTTTGTACAATATTAAGTGAATTTCCTATTTTGGCCTTCGTTGCAGGTTGGGTTAACTGGTTTGCTAGAAGTTAGGGCATCAAAGTACACTCACAATGACCAAATAAAGGAGGAAGTCTACGGCCCGTTGTTAGCCGAGAATACGATCGGCGTCCGCCATGATCACTTCCTCATCTACCACCTCGATCTCGACATCGACGGCGGCCCCAACTCCTTCGTCAAATCCAACCTCCGGACAGTCAGATCGCCGAACCCCGATTCCCCTAGGCGAAGTTACTGGACGGTCGTCACCGAGACGGCCAAAACAGAGGCCGATGCGAGGATCAAATTCGGCCTCCAAGAGGCCGAGTTGGCCATCGTTAATCCCAATAGGAGGACCAGAATGGGGAATCCCGTCGGCTACCGTCTGATTCCGAAGTCGGTGGCGGGTCCCCTTTTGAGTGCTGATGATTACCCCCAAATTAGGGGAGCTTTCTCCAATTACAATGTGTGGGTTACACCGTATAATAGCTCCGAGAAATGGGCTTCTGGACTATTCACTGATCAGAGCCGTGGAGATGATACCTTGGCTACTTGGAGTCTCAGGTAAACCGTCTGATTAACTGaatctaaattaattatgtATTGTAATTAGCTTAAGAAAAGGATTTATGCACGTGATTAGGTAAAGTGAATCATCTTCTAGCATGTGTTTGGATGGTAGATTTATGATTTGTTTaatatacaagtaaaaaaaGTAGGTTTGGTACTTTGATTTAACATGTGATACGTAGCTAGTGGGATACACAGGTTTCTAGgtataataaacaaaagtttCTATTAAATAATAGACTCAACCCTTAATTTGATTACATAACTCAATTGgcaaaagatatattttttttctctacaaAGAAGTTGGAGGTTCGAATTCCCATTACTCCttacaattaaaaattaaaataatattgattATACAAATCTAATTCAATGCTAAGCATCCTTAAATTTTGTGTTTCTAGAATGTATGTGGATTATATTTCTTCGTAAAAATACACGTTCAATttccaaatttgatttatatagtttgatatggttttaattttgggaaaaatatctttttagttCCTAAGTTTTCTGGAATAAGtactagggttggcaacggggccgGGGCGGGGTGGGGGGTCGTCCCTCGTCCCCGGCCCTGTAGGGAAAATTGTCCCCCATCCCCGCCATTTGAAGGTGGGGACGAGGGCGGGGATTCTCCTTCGGGGAAACGGGGTCCCCGCGGGACCCCATTCGTGGCAGACTTCAACAAAGGGGAGGGATGAGTGAGAGGGGAGgatgagtgagagcgagaggggAGGGATGTTTTGTTGCAGATTGCAGAGAGCGAGAGGGGACTGGGGAggggataaaaatatatatataaatttggNNNNNNNNNNNNNNTCCCCGGATGGGGCCCCGAATAAATTCCCTGGTTTGACCCCATCCTCGGTCAAACCGGGGAATCCCCGCCCTGTCAGgtttttttgccaaccctaataAATATGTCTGATCCTTGAAGTTTTAAATTAACcattttagtccctaagttttcGATAATAAGTTTAAAAGGTCATCTCCATTAATAGAACGGTTTAAATTAACAGATCTGTCTAAGTAGATTATTTAAATGCTGATGTGACTTACTGACTAAGTTGATGATTTGGATTTAAATATGTCTCGTGAAGTTCGTCTTTTGAAATAACTTCACAAGACGAACTTCACGAAAAATGAACTCAACTACACATTATTTTtgtcttttgtctcgtgaagttcaTCTCAAgaagttacttcacgagacGAACTTCAAGAGACAAACTTTACGAAAAATGAACTTAATGAACTCAACTTCATGTCATTTCTGttttttgtctcgtgaagttcatctcgtgaagttacttcacgagaAATGAAATCAACGAACTCAACTTTATAtcatttttgtcttttgtttCGTGAAGCTCGTCTCGGAGTTTAAATCCAAATCATCAACTTAGTCAACAAGCcacatcaacatttaaataacCTATTTGGACAGATCTATTAATTGAAACAGTTCTGTTAATGAAGAggaccttttaaacctattattGAGAACTTAAAGGACTAAAATGGCTAATTTGAAACTTCAGGAACCAAACACACCTATTCCCaaaaacttagggactaaagagatattttccttttattttgttttcgatAAGATGTAGGGTGAGGTAATCAAAATTTTGACCTCAATGTTAATAGTACAAACTTTACGAtagttgagctatgctcatgTTGATCTATTGTTCTAATTTGGTCTATATAGATTGGACTTAGTTTCATTTTGATTCTTTTGATTTGGTGAGTTCCAATTTGGTTGAACTAGTTCTTTCATATTTCACCTAATTGTTCAAGGTAGTGTTTTTCTATTTGTTAAACTATGTCAGTTGATTGTATTATGGTTTAAGAGAAAATGAGTACAATTTTGGAAATGAAGAATGCGTGGGATTCAACCAAATTAAAACTCATCTTAAATTAGGGCGTCTGGTTTTACATATATAAGGATCAAACTGAAACGAATTTTAGGCTACagggactaaatttataatttatattagttaAAGTGATAAGAAAAGTGAGATGTTCTAACCAAGAATATATGTGGATGGGGTGATGAATGCAGGAACAGGGAGATAGAGAACAAGGACATAGTCATGTGGTACACCATGGGGTTTCATCATGTGCCTTGCCAAGAAGATTTCCCATTAATGCCAACTTTGAGTAGTGGGTTTGAGCTGAGACCAACCAATTTCTTCGAGAGCAATCCTGTGCTTAAAGTCACCCCACCACAGGTAGTCAACTGGTTCAATCGCTCTGACTCGAAACTATAATTAACCTCCATGGATTGTACTTTAAGAATACACTTCATCAACAACACTCATTCTTATTCAAGGGAAAAAAACCCCcatcttttcctttctcttctttttttaatcCTTAAAATAACGTAGAAACATATCAGTACATTTTTTGAATAACAAGCTACATGAATTGTGTCATGATCAAATGATTTTTGCTTCACATCTCCACTAAGCTTTATCTGAATATCAAATTCACTTGCCTGTATGAAGTTTCTGAAGTGTCCAATAAAATTCTACCCTGGTCTGGCCATCCAATGTTTAGTTGACTTTGTGTGGGATTTAGTGGACATGTCAGttgaggatttttttaaaaaggaatttGTGAAGATGAGAtgtctttcttttcctttgagGTAGTCAAGTGACACTTGCTCTGAatgcaagaaaagaaaaaggaacgGTAAAACAATAAAGCCCTCTTCAAACATCATGCTTTGAGAAGAAGTTCCAACTTTTCatcatttgaaaacaacaaaaagCGATTGGACTTCCTCATCCAGCTTTCTGCCGTTCCAATCAAATAAACCTTTATATTAGGGGCAGCTTAATTACCATTTGACTTCCAAATGAGGACTGCTTCCTTTTGCTTTTTTAAGTAGAATTTTCATCTACATTATCTAATAAAGAAGCATGCCGGTTTCATCATAAAGCGAAAGATCAGTAAACAAACGACCAAAAGCCGTTTGAATTTTCCCTCCTCCCTCCATGACTTTTCTTCTGTTTCTTCTCGTAGTCCTTCACCTTCATTTCTGTACGGCGGCGCCACCCTTTTTCCATCCGCTTGACCCTCTAAACCCAGAGGAGCTTGACCAAATTAGGCTCGCTGTCCAGAAATCCCACCTGGGAAAGCTTCCAAATCTCACATTTCACTTCGTTGACTTGGAAGAACCAGAGAAGAGGGATGTTCTTTCCTGGCTCTCTTCCGGTGAACAAAACAGCCCCCTCCACCGCCCGCCCCGCCATGCCAAGGTTGTGGTTCGGGCGGCGGATTCCACCCACGAGCTACTTGTAGACCTTACCACGGGCTCGGTTAAGTCTGATCATGTCTATAATGGACATGGCTATCCTCCTCTCACTTTTGTGGAGCTTTTCCAAGCCAGCAAATTGCCTCTCAGTTTCCCCAAATTTAAGGCTTCCATTCAGAATAGAGGCTTGAACTTGTCTCATGTTTCTTGCATCCCGTTTACAGTAGGCTGGTACGGCGAAAAAACAACCAAAAGGCTTCTAAAAGTTGCGTGCTTTTACAGAGAAGGAACAAGCAATGTCTTCTCCAGGCCAATCGAAGGCATCATCACATTAATCGACGTTGATTCGATGAAAATCATCAACTA
Proteins encoded:
- the LOC120067072 gene encoding primary amine oxidase-like isoform X2 — protein: MLSKKKSPNKMAKHLFFLPFLIPLLFSVTVANHRHPLDPLSPAEFDLIRSLITNSNPSTNITFQYVALADPTKQSVLSWLSNPKTPPPPRRAIATIRFNRATHEILIDLHKKTIISNRVYSGPGYAPFTFEEQFAAAALPPSHPPFAAAMKKRGLKMEEVVCACFSVGWFGEKRKVDQRIVKVQCYYLDGSVNLYMRPVEGVTVTVDLDEMKIIGFRDRYVVPIPKAGGTEYRESMLKPPFLPPLNGIKMLQPDGPSFEVNGHSISWANWNLHVSLDERAGPIISLASIYDMEKQKYRQVMYRGFISELFVPYMDLNEEWYYRTFFDAGEYGFGQCAVPLQPVRDCPENAVFMDTYMAAGDGRPVKMPNTFCIFERHAGDIMWRHTEGTIPNTLIRETRAEVSLVVRMVAAVGNYDYIVDWEFKQSGSIIANVGLTGLLEVRASKYTHNDQIKEEVYGPLLAENTIGVRHDHFLIYHLDLDIDGGPNSFVKSNLRTVRSPNPDSPRRSYWTVVTETAKTEADARIKFGLQEAELAIVNPNRRTRMGNPVGYRLIPKSVAGPLLSADDYPQIRGAFSNYNVWVTPYNSSEKWASGLFTDQSRGDDTLATWSLRNREIENKDIVMWYTMGFHHVPCQEDFPLMPTLSSGFELRPTNFFESNPVLKVTPPQRRNKQCLLQANRRHHHINRR
- the LOC120067072 gene encoding primary amine oxidase-like isoform X1; translation: MLSKKKSPNKMAKHLFFLPFLIPLLFSVTVANHRHPLDPLSPAEFDLIRSLITNSNPSTNITFQYVALADPTKQSVLSWLSNPKTPPPPRRAIATIRFNRATHEILIDLHKKTIISNRVYSGPGYAPFTFEEQFAAAALPPSHPPFAAAMKKRGLKMEEVVCACFSVGWFGEKRKVDQRIVKVQCYYLDGSVNLYMRPVEGVTVTVDLDEMKIIGFRDRYVVPIPKAGGTEYRESMLKPPFLPPLNGIKMLQPDGPSFEVNGHSISSWANWNLHVSLDERAGPIISLASIYDMEKQKYRQVMYRGFISELFVPYMDLNEEWYYRTFFDAGEYGFGQCAVPLQPVRDCPENAVFMDTYMAAGDGRPVKMPNTFCIFERHAGDIMWRHTEGTIPNTLIRETRAEVSLVVRMVAAVGNYDYIVDWEFKQSGSIIANVGLTGLLEVRASKYTHNDQIKEEVYGPLLAENTIGVRHDHFLIYHLDLDIDGGPNSFVKSNLRTVRSPNPDSPRRSYWTVVTETAKTEADARIKFGLQEAELAIVNPNRRTRMGNPVGYRLIPKSVAGPLLSADDYPQIRGAFSNYNVWVTPYNSSEKWASGLFTDQSRGDDTLATWSLRNREIENKDIVMWYTMGFHHVPCQEDFPLMPTLSSGFELRPTNFFESNPVLKVTPPQRRNKQCLLQANRRHHHINRR
- the LOC120067072 gene encoding primary amine oxidase-like isoform X3, which translates into the protein MLSKKKSPNKMAKHLFFLPFLIPLLFSVTVANHRHPLDPLSPAEFDLIRSLITNSNPSTNITFQYVALADPTKQSVLSWLSNPKTPPPPRRAIATIRFNRATHEILIDLHKKTIISNRVYSGPGYAPFTFEEQFAAAALPPSHPPFAAAMKKRGLKMEEVVCACFSVGWFGEKRKVDQRIVKVQCYYLDGSVNLYMRPVEGVTVTVDLDEMKIIGFRDRYVVPIPKAGGTEYRESMLKPPFLPPLNGIKMLQPDGPSFEVNGHSISSWANWNLHVSLDERAGPIISLASIYDMEKQKYRQVMYRGFISELFVPYMDLNEEWYYRTFFDAGEYGFGQCAVPLQPVRDCPENAVFMDTYMAAGDGRPVKMPNTFCIFERHAGDIMWRHTEGTIPNTLIRETRAEVSLVVRMVAAVGNYDYIVDWEFKQSGSIIANVGLTGLLEVRASKYTHNDQIKEEVYGPLLAENTIGVRHDHFLIYHLDLDIDGGPNSFVKSNLRTVRSPNPDSPRRSYWTVVTETAKTEADARIKFGLQEAELAIVNPNRRTRMGNPVGYRLIPKSVAGPLLSADDYPQIRGAFSNYNVWVTPYNSSEKWASGLFTDQSRGDDTLATWSLRNREIENKDIVMWYTMGFHHVPCQEDFPLMPTLSSGFELRPTNFFESNPVLKVTPPQSFTFISVRRRHPFSIRLTL
- the LOC120067072 gene encoding primary amine oxidase-like isoform X4, translated to MAIQLGPIISLASIYDMEKQKYRQVMYRGFISELFVPYMDLNEEWYYRTFFDAGEYGFGQCAVPLQPVRDCPENAVFMDTYMAAGDGRPVKMPNTFCIFERHAGDIMWRHTEGTIPNTLIRETRAEVSLVVRMVAAVGNYDYIVDWEFKQSGSIIANVGLTGLLEVRASKYTHNDQIKEEVYGPLLAENTIGVRHDHFLIYHLDLDIDGGPNSFVKSNLRTVRSPNPDSPRRSYWTVVTETAKTEADARIKFGLQEAELAIVNPNRRTRMGNPVGYRLIPKSVAGPLLSADDYPQIRGAFSNYNVWVTPYNSSEKWASGLFTDQSRGDDTLATWSLRNREIENKDIVMWYTMGFHHVPCQEDFPLMPTLSSGFELRPTNFFESNPVLKVTPPQRRNKQCLLQANRRHHHINRR